The Candidatus Deferrimicrobium sp. nucleotide sequence ACACGGGGTTGATCTTCCTCGGGGGAACGCTGGTCCTCTACCCGCGGGCCCCGCTGATGATGATCATGTACCTGTCCCAGGTGATCAACGGCGTGCTGCTCCCGTTCGTCCTCATCTTCATGCTCAAGCTGATCAACGACGGGGAGTTGATGGGGGAGCACGTCAATTCGAAGGCGTTCAACGGGATCGCATGGACGACCACTGTCGTCATGATCGTCCTCACCGCCCTCCTCGTGGTGGTGACCGTCTTCCCCGGGCTTCCCGGAGCGATCGGCCTGTAGGACACCGGAGGCGGATTTCCCGAAGGACGATAAGAACGTCCCCCCGACCAAGGGAGTCGGCGAAAAGAAATAGTGCGGCGGGGGTCCCGGTCGAGAGTAAACTATCCTTATATCCAATCAGGAGGAAATCCTATGTTCGAGGGTTTGTTCCAACCGATGCACCTGTTGTTCATCCTCGTCATTGGCCTGATCTTCTTCGGACCGCGCAGACTCCCCGAACTCGGTGCGGGCCTCGGCAAGGGGATTCGCGAGTTCAAGAAAGCCATGGCCGAAGGTGGGAAGGAATTCAATAGCGTCTTGTCCGATGGGGAGAAAAAAGCGACAGGGGCGCCCCATCAAGCGGCTTCCGAAGAGGGTCAAAAAGAGGGTCCCGCCAAGAGCGCCTGAGACGGGAAGAATAACACCGATCTTCACCCCCCCCTGCGCCCCCCTGGATTACCCCCCCCTCGATCGGTGGTTCAAGGCGCGAGGGAGCTACATCTTCCGGCGCTTCTTCCTGGAGGCCGGCGGAAGGAGGAGGTCGACGACGTCGTCCACGGTGACCACGCCGAGGAGGCGGTGCTCCCCGTCGATGACCGGCAAGGCGAGCAGATTGTACTTGGAGATCAGCGCGGCGACCGTATCCTGACCGGTCTCCGGGTGGGCCGTCTTGAGCTTCGAATGCATCACCTCCGACAGCCGCTTCCCCGGCGGCTCGACCAGCAGGTCCCGCAGTCCGACGACGCCGAGAAGCCTCTCATCCTCCACTACATAAATGTAATAGACGTGCTCGATCTCCCTGGCTTCCGTCTTGAACCGCTCGAGCGCCTCCCCCACCGTGATCCCCGGCGGCCACGCGAGGTACTCGTTCGTCATGAGTCCCCCGGCGGTGTCCTCCTCGTGGTGGAGCAGCTCGTGGATGTCCTGCGCCTCCTCCTTCTCCATCAGCTGCAGGAGCTCCTGGGCCTTCTCCGCGGGGAGGTCCGCGATGACGTCCGCCGCCTCGTCCGGCGGCATCTGCTCGATGATGTCGGCCGCCTGCTCCTTGTTCATCTCGGAGATGAGGTCCGCCTGGACCTCCGGCTCGAGCTCGTGCAGGGCTTCCGCCGCGGTCTCCGTGTCGAGCTTCTCGAAGAAATCCTGCCGCTCCTCGGGAGCCAGGTCGCTCATGATCTGGGCG carries:
- a CDS encoding twin-arginine translocase TatA/TatE family subunit — encoded protein: MFEGLFQPMHLLFILVIGLIFFGPRRLPELGAGLGKGIREFKKAMAEGGKEFNSVLSDGEKKATGAPHQAASEEGQKEGPAKSA
- a CDS encoding magnesium transporter MgtE N-terminal domain-containing protein, producing MALIGEVYVGDILGKIVLDPRGEEIGRVQDIAVEAGARFPRAVGLFIEKGKTTRYLPWEELSIFNKRIISSRKTESEIPEAAPSKEHLLIRKDLLDKQIVDIDGAKVVRVNDVKLTEDGGAAYVTDVDVGMRGILRRLGVERRGGAFFETIRHPLRHQLISWEFLQPVEAKLDRLTLSVSREAVSDLHPADLAQIMSDLAPEERQDFFEKLDTETAAEALHELEPEVQADLISEMNKEQAADIIEQMPPDEAADVIADLPAEKAQELLQLMEKEEAQDIHELLHHEEDTAGGLMTNEYLAWPPGITVGEALERFKTEAREIEHVYYIYVVEDERLLGVVGLRDLLVEPPGKRLSEVMHSKLKTAHPETGQDTVAALISKYNLLALPVIDGEHRLLGVVTVDDVVDLLLPPASRKKRRKM